The region TTTGCTCCATCGATTTCGACCACTAACGGCGTTGCGTACGCCTTCTTGCGATCGCCATCATCGGTGCGAAAGGGGGGCCGCGGTGTCTTCCAGGCAGTCTTCCCGGTTTTCTTATCGACAGCGGTAATGTACTGATCGTTGACACCGTCGCACGTCAGGATCACTTTGTCTCCTACGACTACCGGAGAACTTCCAGGCCCGACGTTGTACTCCAATTCATTTTCGTTATTCCGCCAAACGACCGATGCAGACTCGGTGTCGATACAACATGCCCCATACGTTCCGAAGTAGCAGTAAACGAACTTGCCTTCCACGACAGGGCTCGGAGACGCGTAAGAGTTCGTCAAGTGAACCGGAGAAGGATCGGTCACGTCAAACAAGTCGACCGTTCGCAGGACTTCACCTGTTTCGTAATCGATCTCGATCGCTTTCAGCAGAACGTTCGAGGCCAAGTTGGTTTGATTCCGCTGAAACGGTTTCGCGTCCTTCATCTTCTCCAGCTTTTCCTCTTCGGAAAGCAGCTGGACAATCGCCGTCGTCAGCCAAATTTTGTCCCCCACCATTACTGGCGAAGACCATCCTTTTCCAGGAATGGGCGTCTTCCAGGTGATGTTCTCGTCGGCACTCCAACTCAACGGCACATCCTTGGCGGTCGTGATTCCGTCGCCATTAGGTCCGCGAAACTGTGGCCAGGTTTCTGCGAAGGCCGGCGCAACTAGAAATCCAACGACAAGCCAACAAGCAACCGAACGCGGAGTGGACATCGACTGAAACCTTAGGTGAGAAGGAGGGAGGCAAAGGTGGGACAAACAAGGGAAGGAACTAACCGAATTGGCACCCGCCGGTACCGCACTGGGGCAAGCCGCATCCACCGCTGCTAGGCATCGGACCACACACAGGCAATTCGGTCGATTTGCCGCCGGTGTGGGCCGCGGGAACGCTCCAAGCTTTTTCTAACTTGGTGCTGCTGCACGTCGGGCAAGCAGGCTTTTCGCTGCCTCGGACCAACAGCTCGAACTGGCTTTGACAAGCGTCGCAAGTGTATTCAAACAGAGGCATTACTTCACCTGAGTCGAAAATCGGATAGAGTCGAAATAGGAAGTTTGTATTGTAAATCATACCCCAGGAAACTGAATACATGATTCCACGCCCCCCTCTGACCCGAGAACAGTCTCGCGCGGTGGACGTGATTGCCGCCGACAAATACCACATTCCCGGCGTGATCTTGATGGAAAATGCCGGCCGCGGCAGCGCAGAGCTTATCGCCGCGAAACGACCATCGCACGTCCTCATTTGCTGCGGACCAGGCAACAACGGAGGCGATGGGCATGTCATTGCTCGGCATCTGGACCTAAGCGGCATTCAAGTAACAGTTGCCCTCTTCTGCTCGCGAGAGCGCATTCAGGGCGATGCTTTGGTCAATTTTAAGATAATCGAGGCGAGTGACATTGAGATTTTAGACTGTGCAGATGAGCCTCTTTGCCGGTCCTTCAGCGAAGCGCTGTCGCAGGTGGACTGGGTCGTCGATGCCATGCTCGGTACAGGAGTTACCTCAGCCCCGCGAGAGCCTATTGCCTCGGCGATTTGTGCCATCAATGCGTCGCCGGCAAATGTTTTTGCCATCGACATTCCTAGCGGGCTCGATTGCGATACAGGAGTTCCCAACGATCCCACGATCATCGCCAATGTGACCGCAACGTTCGTTACGACCAAGCAAGGCTACCTTCAAGACACCGCCAAGCAAGCACTCGGGGAAGTCCACATTGTCGATATCGGCACGCCGCAAACGCTCCTGCGAGAAGTGCTTCGTTAAGTGGTGGGTGCGATGGGCTTCTTCCAGAAACTCATCGCATCCGATTCAGGATCGCCTGCCTGAAAACCGTGCCGAAGATAAAGACTTCTGGCTCGATTGTCGGCTCGGACCTCAAGAGTTACAAAGGCACAATCTTCTTCCAGTGCCAGCCGGTCAACGGCATCCAACAAGGCTTGTCCGACCCCTTGCCCGCGAGCAGATGGTAAAACGGCCAAGTCGTGGATGTTGATCACTGGACGCGCCTTGAAGCTGGAGAAGCCGACAAAACAGTTGGCTAGTCCAACGAACTGTCCATCACTAACGGCTAGTAATCCACGGAACGTATCGATCTGCTTCAATCGTGGCACGAGATTCTTACGCACCTCGTCCGGCAGCGGCCCGTTGTTCCCCATCGGATCATGGGAGTAGTCATCCAAGATCGCGATCAGGGCGTCGGCGTGCGCGGGATTATTCAAATCGAGGCGGCAAACCGTGCCGTTAAATGTAGACATCACGCATGCCTCCTCTGAAAGAGTTCGCCGGAGCGAGGCTAGTCAGAACCACCTTGGATGTTGTCGAAGTCGAGATCTTTCCACTTCATCGCACGTCGCGATGGCTCGATGCGGAGAACGACTTCGCCACCTTGGAACAGCCGCACCGTTCCATTCGATTCGCTTACCGCGATGGAAATAGCTTTTGTCTTCTTACTGATCGCGGCCGCGGCCCAGTGACGTGCCCCCAATCCCTTGCTCAGCGTGACACTAGCCGAGGCAACATCGAGCATTCGCCCAGCCGCTTCAACGGTGCCATCGGCGTTGACCACGAAGGCGCCGTCGAGCTGAGCAATTTCTTTCAGGTTTTCGCGGACACTTCGATCGGCGATATGGCGGTCTTTCTTCGCATAGCCCTTGAGTGGATCAAAGCCACTCGGAGCGCTGTTAAGGAGCACTTTGCGATGATCACCAACCACGAAACAGGTCCCGACCGGTTTGCCTTCGCGACCTTCGCGACCAATTTCCACTGCCAGATCGACGACAATCTTAAGCGTCTCCAGAGGGACACTTGTCTCCAGCTTTCGCAGATCGCGTGACGTCAGTCGGCCCAAGCGTTCATCAAGACGAATGAAGCTGATCGTGTCGATACGCTCTTCATCGAAACCACTGTAAAGAGCAACCACTTTTGCGCCGGTAGAAAGCTGGTCGTTGGCGACCGCCTCGACGAGAGCATGCATTAACTTTTCGAGAATGGGGCTTTCTTCGAGTTCAACAACCACCCCATGCAGATCGGTCTCTTCGATCCCTTGCAGGAATTCTTCACGATCCGCTGCAACGATTACCTTGCGGTTCTCTGCGATCGCTTTGAGCTTATCCCACTCGGGCATGCCGTCCACAAAGATAAGGACCGCATCCGCTTCCGCGATTTCGAGCATTCGAATCGCGAGCTTGAAGAACTCGGTGAACTGATTCGAGAGCTTTTGATACTTCATCCCCAGCGGAGTTTCATTCCCAAATGTGAAAGCCGACCGATAACGCGCATGTGCCGACAATCGTAGGCTAGATAAGCCCCACTGACAAGCGCCGCGACCGCTTTTCGAGCCGGAGGCGACGCAAATTTTAGAGATTCGTGACGTTAGTCGTGCGAAGTCTGCAGAATCTCTTCCGCGCGGCTCCCTGGCTTCGTTCCAAACACCAGTTGGTCGTACAGCACCAACGCGTGCAGAGCGTGACCCTTGGGACCGATGCTCCACTCGTGTCGAGGATTGCGTTCCAAAATGGTCGTAATGTAATCCACCGCACGAACGATC is a window of Bremerella sp. TYQ1 DNA encoding:
- a CDS encoding GNAT family N-acetyltransferase, whose amino-acid sequence is MSTFNGTVCRLDLNNPAHADALIAILDDYSHDPMGNNGPLPDEVRKNLVPRLKQIDTFRGLLAVSDGQFVGLANCFVGFSSFKARPVINIHDLAVLPSARGQGVGQALLDAVDRLALEEDCAFVTLEVRADNRARSLYLRHGFQAGDPESDAMSFWKKPIAPTT
- a CDS encoding NAD(P)H-hydrate epimerase translates to MIPRPPLTREQSRAVDVIAADKYHIPGVILMENAGRGSAELIAAKRPSHVLICCGPGNNGGDGHVIARHLDLSGIQVTVALFCSRERIQGDALVNFKIIEASDIEILDCADEPLCRSFSEALSQVDWVVDAMLGTGVTSAPREPIASAICAINASPANVFAIDIPSGLDCDTGVPNDPTIIANVTATFVTTKQGYLQDTAKQALGEVHIVDIGTPQTLLREVLR
- a CDS encoding PQQ-like beta-propeller repeat protein, with translation MSTPRSVACWLVVGFLVAPAFAETWPQFRGPNGDGITTAKDVPLSWSADENITWKTPIPGKGWSSPVMVGDKIWLTTAIVQLLSEEEKLEKMKDAKPFQRNQTNLASNVLLKAIEIDYETGEVLRTVDLFDVTDPSPVHLTNSYASPSPVVEGKFVYCYFGTYGACCIDTESASVVWRNNENELEYNVGPGSSPVVVGDKVILTCDGVNDQYITAVDKKTGKTAWKTPRPPFRTDDGDRKKAYATPLVVEIDGAKQVIIPGAQWVCAYDPETGKELWRADHGSGFSNVPRPVYDNGTVYICSGFMRPQLVAIRTDGEGDVTNSHIEWTFSRQVPTTPSPIVVDGKIYMVSDRGVATCVDAATGEEVWTSRMGGNYSASPTFADGNIYFCSESGMTIVIKPGEEYDVVAENDLGERIMANPIFLDGNLVIRTADNLYRIREKK
- a CDS encoding zinc ribbon domain-containing protein, whose product is MPLFEYTCDACQSQFELLVRGSEKPACPTCSSTKLEKAWSVPAAHTGGKSTELPVCGPMPSSGGCGLPQCGTGGCQFG
- a CDS encoding diadenylate cyclase — its product is MKYQKLSNQFTEFFKLAIRMLEIAEADAVLIFVDGMPEWDKLKAIAENRKVIVAADREEFLQGIEETDLHGVVVELEESPILEKLMHALVEAVANDQLSTGAKVVALYSGFDEERIDTISFIRLDERLGRLTSRDLRKLETSVPLETLKIVVDLAVEIGREGREGKPVGTCFVVGDHRKVLLNSAPSGFDPLKGYAKKDRHIADRSVRENLKEIAQLDGAFVVNADGTVEAAGRMLDVASASVTLSKGLGARHWAAAAISKKTKAISIAVSESNGTVRLFQGGEVVLRIEPSRRAMKWKDLDFDNIQGGSD